TCTTGCGGACTCCGTCCCTGTTGCTCAGAAGCGAGCGATCGCCGCCGGCGTTGCTCCATTGGGtgagcagctgctgccgaCTCGCCAAAGGCCGGACttgcagaagacgacgaggggagagaaagggacgagagagaagacgaatcctcagacgagagagacgcgggagggAAAACTGCTCCGCACGTAATGTCGCCATTGGAGAGCCCGATAAAGAGGAGatgcaaagaagaagaaaagaaacagcaAGACGCTCGCCCAGGAAGGTAGCCTGCACGTTCCTGCCGGAACTCGTGAAACTCACGAAGAAGACTCTGCTGTTTAGGATAGAGAAGCGaccagggagacgccgcggcgTTTGAAGTCGAACTGGTAAGCATGGGGGATCGCGATGACCGCGTGCCCCTAGAGTCGTCGCCAGCAGCCggtgaagaaaaggaagtcgagagaggggaagacacAGGCGGGAAGCgtgaagaagctggagacgTCGCGGGTCcatgctgcatgcacaggttgcttgtctcctcgccaaCGGCGCAGTCTTTTGAGCCGCCTCTGTCCGACATCACAGAGGGTGGTGTAGGCGCCAAGCAGGCGTTCTCGCTCCACGGCTGCGTCGCGTGCTTCCCACGATCGGCCTTGCTAGCGCCCGGCCTCGGAGACAAGGGCTGATCGACAAGGCGTTCGCACCTCTCTCCCTGACGTGTACACCCGGCGGCAAAGCTCGCGACGTCTTTAACATCCAGCTCACTGGAGACGCTCGTTCCTTCGCTgctgctctcttcgtccgGCTCCACCCAGCGGCCGAGCCCCTGCCGGGAGTCTCCGCTTCCCTGGTCTCCTGTGtcgcgcggagaagagagagaagggagagcggGCGAGAGACCCAGCGGGAACTGATTCCCAGGAAACAGGGAGGGACTGAAGGTGGCGCTCACCAGCGAAGAACGTTTGAAGAGACGGGCATCGGACGCTCTGAAGAGCAGTTTCTTTCCAGCTGCATTCGCagactgtctctccctgtctccacaGGCCCAGCGGATGTctccgaccgcggtcgcgcccATCAGTTGCTCTTGCAGCcgcaagggagagagcgtcGTGGAGGTCTGGCGCTGAAGGCCGCTGAGAACtcgcgcgaagaaagaaggcgccgTTCGGTgcaaaaggaaaacgaacagAAACGCTGGCACAGAAAATTCTCTATttccgttcgcttcttctcgacacagagagaaaccgtCACGGCTCCCTTCGGCTTCCCCatggcctctctcctcaccgCGCGCGCCGAAGATCCTGCTTGTCAAAATTCTGTCACTGTCCCCTGGGAACCGGCGAAAAGGGGACAGCCTGGCAAGGACCCCACACGTCGCGCGTCGCGCCCCGTCGCGGAACTGGGCAAGCAGCATGGGCCGCAGAGGGTGCAAAGAGACAAGGCGCGAAGCGCAGACAGGACAGAATGTGCCGTGGCTGCGCgaaggtgtctccgtttgaTGAGGCAGAATGAGACCGAAAAACGCCAGGACTTGCGGATCGCCCATGATATCGGGACGCTTCAAAAGCGCGGAGACATACTTCGCGAGCTGGAGCTGCCTCTGCTGAACCAACTGAAAGGCCAACCGACTGCTGCTTGTGCTCCATCGTCTCTgcggcggcgccgtcgctggAGGGGGGAACAAGGAAAAcagtggaagagaagaaagagaagaaagagaagaagacaaagaagaagacgaagacaaagaggaagacgaagaagacgaagaatgGAAACGTCTCTCCAGCGACGGCTCGGGTGGTCTGGCGGGGGGGACGTGTTCTCTGGTTCCAGAGCACGGAGGCCCCGTCCGGGAGCTCCCGGGCGGAGCGCCCCACTGAAGGTGAGGGgtgagaagaggcaggagagggagtttcggaggaagaggcggaaccCGGGGATAGATAGAACTCAAGTATTCATGGAGAGCCGCGAATGCTCTGTAGCGCCGCCGTACTACAAGAGGCGGAGGGTGCACTCTCGTGCTCTCACCACGTGGAAAGCCACAGTCACCCGCGTCCACTCGTCCAGGatccttttcgccttctccctccctgcCCGCCGTCGTATCCAAGCGCTTCACCCCCGTGccagaaaaacaggagactccctcttctctcggaccttcttcctcgttctgtctctggcCCGTGTTCTTTCGACCGGGGGCGCCTCCATGGGCTGCgggcctgtctccgtcgccacACGCTTCCCACCCCACACCGGGCGCAGTCTGGCTCTGTGTGTCGTTTCTCGGCTTttgggtgtctccttccgcgtcttcgtcttgggGCGCCTTCGCAGTTCGGCTTTCAGCCGTCGCGCCAGGGAGTCTATGCGTTGCCAGCCTTCTGGCGACTGGAGGAAACGGCAGTTTGCTCCGGTGTGGAGACGCCAAGCTGTCTGCAGCCAGAGACTCGTGGCGACCCGCACCTCTGGGGGCGTTCTCGCCACTCTCCGCCGCACTGCTTCCTGCTGCCGTACCAGCTTCTGCGCCGTCGGTGGAGGGCAACATCACGGCCAGTTCCAACTCCTGGTGAAAGATTGCGCACGGATCCGatggcgagagacagggagtctcccgcgcaggagacgcggaagccCCAGGACACacgggcgacggagacagagaaggcccTGAAGGACTGTGGGgtgccgccgtctcctgcgAGAGCGCAGGCGTCGAACGGCGCCATGGACGCCAGTGTGGAGACAACCACGACGGATCGGGACGTCCACGAactcggctgtctcgctcaAGCTGCGCTCTGGAGCTGCTGGGCGCCTCGCGGGGCCCCCGGGAACTGCGCAAAGACGCGGAGTGCGCGTGGTTCAGGCGAAAGCAGTACTCGAGGTAGAACTCGCCGTTGCCTCGACAGAGCTCAAAATGCACCGCCTCCACGCACAGATCCGTTAGAGGCCCGACGCGCGTCCCCGCGACGGTTGTGGCGATCGGAGCGAAGGCCAATCCAGGCCgtgcaggcagagaagaccgactcgccgaaggagacacgggagaaggcgaagaacgcggcggagaagaggattCTTTATCTCGTGCTCGCGAAacggaagcgaagggaagCTCTGGCGGAGCCGTGCAGTCGATGGAACgcgcggaagcgagaaacatGTGCTCGTGTTCCTGGAGTTCACCTTGGTGTGTCGACGTGTCCGCTTCCGTTCCGTCGAAGGAGGCCGAGCAACCTCGAGGCCTACCAGGGGCCTCTCCGGTCCTGTCCCCTTCCCATCGCGAGGCcaggagggcggagacacttTGATCTGGAACAGTGCCTGCACATggcagcttctctctcgcaagAACGCCGACACGCGAGGTGGTCATCAGTCCGTCGCcatcgttctcttcctctggtgCACagggtgtctcctgtccgtCTGTGGTACCCACCCCACACCTGCCGGTCTCCGTCCCGTTCAGCGTTTGCCGCCTCTGCAGTCTCCCTTGCATTCCTCCCCCCACCATTGGCGCTACAAGAGGCCGAGTCagcagtgcatgcgcctccaAAGGCTTCGAGTCTCCGAGGGTCCCTGGCAGGCGTCCAGGTCTGCGTTTGCCTCGCAACCTCTTCCCGGCCGGAATCTGCGCTCCCGCATCGTTAGAGGGCAACACACGaaccttcctcgcctcccagTCTTCCCCTCCGTTCACTCAGACCGACGATTTGATTATCGTGCCGAGTTGAGACGGGATGCCTACATCTCTGTTGCACACTTGAGggggccagagagagagagagaagcacggaggctgcgagagagagagagaggacagcaagagagggagaatGGATGCTGAGAATTCGCGAGGACGACGGTTTTGGAAGGGAGCGCAAGACGAACAAGGCTAGTGAGGAGGCGTGCCTGCTTGGAAGGGAGTGGCAGACGGGAGGTTTGGTGAAAAAGCTGGAGGTTGAGCGGTGGTGCATTTCAGTCCCCAAGGCCGAGAGCCCTGGATTCAATACGCAGAGAATACTGATTCTGTCACTAAGAATCCCAATACATTGCACCACACGAGAGATACAACCGACACGTGGAAAAGCCTTGACGGCGTTTCTGGACAAAATGCCTGAGAACCGCGGCGGAGGGTTGACAGAAACAGCTGGTGGTGTCGCCCTACTTCCGAGAAGACCATCTGAACGGGAGCGAGACAACCGAGCAGAACGGAGCAACACCAGAACGGtatggagagaggcgcgggcgCACCGGGtaaaaggagacagaaaagagacgaacaCAACGAAAAAAGGAATAGATCAATACTCGAACGTACGGATAGATACACATTTACAGGGAGAGATGGGCGCACACAAGAAACGAAGCACGTATACACTCACACACGTACACTTACAAAGATGCAGATGCATCCACCTGTATCTCTTTTTTCAGAAAAGACGCATACattatatatagatatataaaTATTGTATAGATAGGTGAGGAACTCCTCTGCATGAGCGGAAGACTTTTGGATGTGGTACACAGGTGCCAGGAGTTGGCCCGAGAAACGCCAATGACCCGGCAGATCAGCCGTCTTTTTCGTAATGAAAACAAGAacagggaaaaagacgaacaATAGAGAAGGAGAGCCGAAGCAATGTTTGCGCTTCGTCCGCTTCATGAGCGGCGGCACGGACAGGCGTTCAAAGAATCGGAGCACTCATTTTCCAGAGTCTCTcgtccgcgtttttcgcgcttctcgcACATCTTTTTGATTTTTTCGGCGGGCTTTTTATCGCTCGCAAGGTGTCCCGACACGCCTCAGAGCCTTgtggaagaaagcagagTTTCTGGAAAGGCAAAGCGGTTCGACAGAGCCTCTATCGAGTCGTTCAGAGCCGTCTGCGGTGACTCAGCGCAGTCCTGCAAACGCCGGAAAAAGCACAGTAGGCGGCGGATCCCCGCGTGGTGGCCATGCACATGCACCCGCACAGCTTGGAGAGCCAGGATTCTGTCGTTGActttgcgcgttttctttaaaaggaaaggaaacactCACTTTGGCATCTCGCAGTTTTCTGAGTGacgcggaaacgaggaagaagtggtCCTTCCGCTTCGTTCGCTCCGCTGTCTGGTGCCCTCAAAACCCGCCGTTCCTCAGCGGCGGTGTGTCTGCAGAGatctccgtttttcgcttttccttctctcttctgttcaaccgccctttcctctctcgacAGAATCCTGTGGCGGAAGGTGCTGGCAAACCGGCGGGgagtcgcgtttttcccgtgTGCTCTGACAGCCGACCGCCGCtcgagtgtatgtacacccgcgCTCGAGGGGACCGAGAGCAAGcagggaaaaacggaaaggagagaagaagttATCCCGAatgcgaagaggaaagagaccgCGGAGCAGGAAGGCGCCAAACACACAAccaaagaacgcgagaggggcgttttttctccgagTCTGCGGGGTCGGCGAAAAGAGTGGCGGGGAGTCGCCGGAGCGGGGGCCACACCACgaacgaaggcggagagagaacggaaagacTCGCAGGAAATGCGGAAAAGAACCTGGCACCGGAGCAGCAGGGGACAGGAGTCTGACAGTCGAAAGCGATACAGAGGCTCGCGCGAAAAATTTGTGAGGGGCGCGGCGAAAACCCtagacagaaagggagagatgcTGTTTGAACGCCATGGAAGAAGGACAGAGCACCAAGAAGCGTCTCTCTGAACATCATTCGAACGAACAAGGTCTTCACTTTGGCCACTCGACGATTTCTCGGGTGTCTGCTTCGCGTCGAAGCGTCAGTTCTGCGTGCACACTCTTCCCCCGCTCTTCACCGGAATTGGAGAGAAcgtcggcgtcgcctgccaGCCCCAAAAAACTCCCattgtcttcctctgcagcttctcggcaAAGTCGACcgccctctcttcgtctcctgtgcttcgttttctgctgcgGGCTCTTTGCGGCGCTGTCGTCTGTTCTGGGGAAACTCGCCCTCGACTTCCACGCCCaggcgccgctctcgcgcgcgtctctcatCGTCGTGgatctgttttcttctctctcgcggggcCCGACTTCAACGATTTGTCTCTCGCAAGACCGAGCCGCCGCAGAGCTGGACTTCAAAGCGCCGAACCGCAGGGAAGACAACAAAGGGCGTCCTCCCGAACGCGCGGCAGAGCCGCTGTCTGATGTCTCCTTTGGGGACGAAAAACCCCACACACATGCTTGCAGCCAGTCGCTCGAACAAGACGCGCCTTCCGTAtccctgccttcttctctcctgtcgctcctTCAAGCAGTTGGAACCAACTGCGTGCACGGCAGTTGCGTGGCCGGAGCCGCGGATCGAAGCTTCgtagagagcgacgagacgcTCGGTTTGCCTTCCCTGTATTCGCATtctttctttgcttcgctcttcgcttcgccctGTGAAGGCGCGGTTCGTCTCCCCTGCggccttctgctccttctggCGAGCCTGCGAGCAGGGGCCTTGCTGCTGATGGTCTTGTCGAACACTCTGCTACTCCACTGTCAGTTCCAAGCCTTGTTTGAAGCGTCGACTGCGTTTGTACCCTCAGTCTTGACCTTTGTTTTCAACTTTCTGCTCTCtggcctcttctcgctcctcgtctttcAAGAGGCGGTCTCCGCGCGCTGGCTGGCAGGCGCAGGGGCGATGCTCACAGGCGTGGGCCTCTTGATGAGTGGAGAcaaaggacggagacaggcgccaaGAGACCAAGGGGCGAGCAAGAAAGTAGCTTAAGGTGCGTTGTCGCATTTGCGCCGGGGGCTCTGTCGCGGAAAAACGAACCGCGCGGTTCAACCCGAGCGAGGGAACGGCGCACGACAGAGGAGCGAGGGACCAGGACGGTATGAAGGACGTGCCGAAACTCCTGATCTGCGTAAACGGAGAGGAGTCAAATAGGTACACGTTGATTCTTCATCTGTGTCGTCTCCTAATCTCCCTACACATCTAGAGTCGTCTTCGTTACGCTTTTCGACCGTTGATGTACAGGATACCGAGTCTAACATGAATTTCCTGAGTTAAAAGGGGTGGAcactctcgcgttcctcttgtctctctgatTCGCATCCAGcgctcctgcctctttgTTCAGCGGACattgcctttttcttccacgATGACGCACCTCGACCGGAGTGAGGAGTTAGGCGCGGCGGAGGCTGGGAAGAAAGGCGTCGACCGTTCGATGGGTCTGGAAGCTTCGCCCTCCGGGgtgacggagacggcgggacagaaagaggaacagaCAGGTACAGCGTCTGGGAAGtcgtccccgtcttcctcgcctcctgccGGCGAAGAGTCCCCAGGCTTcacgccagagaagaaacagaccgAAGAAGCGCTCAAAGGAGACTCGCCAGCGGATCTCTCCGAGAGCGAGGGGTGCAATGAGCGCGGCAgtgagagcgacgaggacggagatCTAAAAAAGAAGGGTCTTGCGCTCTTTGAAAAACAGGACTTTGAAGGGGCGATCGACTGCTGGAAGCGCGGGCTCCGCGCGGTGAACTTTGTGCTGTCCAAGGACATCGACGACCCGGAAAAAACCAAGGAATTCGCGCAAGTAAGAACGCACCCGGAGGAACGCGGCCTCTGACGTAGCACTGTCTCGAATCTCTGAGGTTTCGGGGCGTATATTTGGGGCGCATATTTGCGCCGGGAATGcgccgccctgtctcctctctcctctcgccgcgtccAGTCTCTATACACTGCGGGAGACCGTCGTCGACGGCCGGGGATGTTTGACTTGTCATTCCAACTTCCGGgtggaaggggaagaagagaaatggAAAGGAAGGAGCAAGCTTGCTTTCTGCTACAGTGCGGTGcttcgtgtctctgctccttcACCCAGTAGCAGGCGGGACGAAACAGACACCCCGTTTTCCCCTACCGCATGCGTGCGAAgcggcttctcgcgcgtcctATTCTGTCGATCCCTTCGGGCTTTTTCTCCACGCTCCAGAGACTCCACACGAAGGCAGCCGCGCCTTTCCCCGTACTCAAGCGTCGGCTTCACGCTTGGATGTCTGCGTGTGCTAGCGTATCCGCACATACGCTCATgcgctgtacgtacacgaGTGAAGGTGTTCGGCGATGGTGCTGTGCCGTGCATTTCCCGTGTTCCCCACAtggttctctctgcttgtcCTCAGATGAAAATGTCTTACCTTTTGAACttgtctctcggctctctgAAGGCGGGCCAGTTTGGGCCGTGCGTCCATTACTGCGATGACGTACTCGATACCGATCCCTTCCACCTAAAGGCACTGTTTCGCAAAGCCCAGGTAAAGGCCCGTGCCTATCCCGACTCTCTTCGCGAAGTCCCACTCTACGATTTTTCAGCCCGCTCTCACCCCGCGAGTACAGGCTCAAACGTGCCGGAACTTGTTCACTCATTCTCGGTTCTCCGGATAGTTCTGTCCAGATTACCACTACATCaacgtatgtatatgcatatatataggtgcaTTGGGACCTGTATACGTTTTGGTGCTGCGGAGAGGCTTTTTCTGAATCTGTGAGATCCGCTTTTGCCGCTGGCAACCGGCGCGTTGCAAGTCTTCGATCTGTGCGTTTGGCGGTCCCTGTTTCGTTTGCGTTCCCGAAAGCCGGTTCTGTCCCCGGTcggtgtgcatgtgtgcaggCTCTGCACAACCTCGGTCGTTTGGAAGACTCGCTGGCAATGGTGGAGAGTCTGCTGGAGGCGCATCCGAACAATCCCGCGGCGCTGGCTCTGGAGCAGAAGCTCAAGCGTGAATTGCATGCGTAccggaagaaggagcgacAGATGGCCAGAACGATGCTGGAGCACATCGACGCAGATCCGCGTTCCGCTGCGAGTGCTACTCAGGCCCCGGACGGTGAAACCTCGGGCTTCCTCAGTCGGATGAAGGCGGCATTGGGCTTTTCCAAAGAGTCCGCTCGCGCGGATTTCGGGCGGCTCCAAGCTGCCGAAGGATCCCGTTCGTCCCCGCCGtccttcccgttttcgcctcccttCGCTTTCCCGCCCAACGCGTCTCCCGACGCCCGTCAGTTCGGAGCTGGCGGACAGGGCAACAATCCGCTGGCGTCGCTTTTCGGGAGTCCGCCGCACTTTGGTGCCCCGGGGCATCCAGACGCCCAGCGCCTCTCGCAGGATATGCGCGACCTGCAGCGGCTGATGGAGCTGAATCAGCGCCTGATGGAGAGTGGGGACGACGCGGGATTCTTCGAAAAGGTGCGCCTAGCGTGGGCTTTCTGCTGCTTCGCGGGCCGCGCCCTACTCCAGCGCACCTGGGACGCGTGCAAACGGAGGTGCCGAGACAGCTGCAGCCGACGGAAACTGCCTCCGCAGCCGTACTACACAGTGTCGCCTCTCAGGCAGGCCGCCGGAACTCCGGGCAGCCAGGAAGCGCCGGAGGCTTTCCAGGACCGAACGGGCCGGGGGAAGCCAGACAACGGATTCAGTTCgtttgctgcatgcgcaggccGAGAAACCGGGCCTCAAGTTCCGCGGTTCGAGGAGGTGGACGAAGGAACGGGAGTGTgtgagaggacgaggagtgcacgagagacagaggcagtTGTGCTACCTGCAGGgggcgacagaaaagggggaagTGAATACACCCAAACACGACGCCGACGTGGCCATGTGTGAACCAGGCGAGACGCACGTGGTGAGAGGCGTTTTAGCCTTCAGGGGCGCGTGAGGTTCTCTTGAAAGAACCAAGacaaggaaggaaggaaagtgAGGTGACCTCGCGCTGCTCAAGTGACTGACTGGCATGTGAGCAgggaggcacacacacacacaaacatatGGCCGCACTCAGCCGTCAAGTCACTTGACACTGCGACTGCGCTGCTTGCTGTCCCTTgtccgaagaagaaaacttATCCGTTCTGGTGATGGCGGGCGTCTCGGTACCGTGCCGCTGTGCCCGACGTTTTTCCTCCTTGTCTCAGCGGCGGCCCGTCCGCCGTGGGCGGCACGGCCCCGCGTGGGTTTTTTGTGGAGTCGCACCCTCCCACCGCAGTCCAGTAAAGGAATTTTGCTTTTTCAGATGGACGCTCCGGGTGCTATTGGGAGCCGCAACGTCCAGTGGAATTCACGATATCTTGcatctttccttctcccagTCAGCGGCGCATACGCGAACACTCCCTCCTCCTGGTAGCTTTTCAGCTTATATTCAGAGGTTCTGCGACAGTTGTGTCTccgcccgcgccgccgacAGTGTCGTGTCcacttctccctctccccggCTTGATTCCCgtggaaaggggaagaacagagaaacaggccGCGGTACTAAAACTCGACCCAGGGTCGGACGCGTCTTGCACGCGCCATAGTGCGGCTTTTAACCTCCCCAACGTGGGGCCTTATTCTGACGCACTCTCTGTGTGACCAAAAGATTTCGCAAAAGAACGCGTCGGAGCTCTGCAATTGTCGCCCACTAGTTCGCAGAAAGGTctacagagaggaagacctCGCCACCGACTGCTCCCAGGAGGCCTCGGAGCACGAACGCACTTCAGACAGCAACTCCCAGACATGTCCACGTATCTGACTAGAGATCCAAGGAGCGAAGTGCATGGTTTGTGTTTGTTCGGCGTGACCACACAAGCAAGAACCCCCCGGCAGGAGCAATTGTCAGTGGGTAGCTCCAGGCAAGGCTCGAATCGAATGCGAACGAAGTGGTCTGGATAGCAAAACAACGTGATTTTGAGAACCGCGTCCAAGCAAAACCTAAGCATTCCCTCAGTGGAAGATCGTGGCTGGCAACCTTGTGTGTTCTCGGCTGTGCACGTGTGTTCCTGTGGGGCACAACTGTGGCGAAAAGACAGCTCTTTGTGGGTTTCTCAACAAAAACAAATATTCGGACAGGGACGCAAGGTTGAACCACTCCGAGAATCCTGGAGAAGGTCACCAAATACCTTGAGCAAAAACTGGATGCGGGATGCCCCTGAGGCAACGCGAAAAGAATTGTACACGAACTCGCCACACTCCTCTGCGAACTTTTTGTTACAACAGCAGTCCTTTTTGTTTTACCGGGTACCCCATATTTGAGCCTCCCTAAGACTTGGACCGTTGACGAGAATCCCGCACAGAGATGACCGCAACAGGACTTCCCCTCCGCCCTGACGCAGATCGGCCATAACGGGCGAAGCAGGCAGCTGCAAATTCGCTAACACTCTTTCAGCCGACGAGCTTCTCCGCAGGAGACCAGCATTAAACGCGGCTTGTCCTAGGCTACGAAgctctttctgccttctcacAACGCACCTACCGATCCTCCCATGGAGAGGATCCAAGTTACTTGAGTACACACTCAAAAGAGGCGTGCTGCACTgacctgtctcttccacgGGAGACCACGTCTCGACCATGCACTTCCAAAACAGATTGTACCGTTCTTCCGCCCGTCGGAAATGATCTGGGTGTTTGCGCCTTCTCCAACCTCGAACCGCCGACACGTGCAGAGTTTCCGTGACGCCGCTTGGGACGTCTGTCGACAAATGTCTGTAACCAGGCATTCGCGCGCCCTTGCCCAGAAAGCACGGAAACGCTCTCCGAAAGGGAGACGTTAAGTGTTCAATTTGACGTTCACGCGAGATGCGCCAGGCATGCTCTAACAAACAAGGCGAGCAGGCGCCTATTTGCAACCAAACCTTCCCCCCCTTTTTTATCGTCAGCCTCTATCACCATCAGCCCGCACGTCTTCGCAAGAGCCTTCCCGAAACACGCATAGCATAGAGTGGCAGCGGGGCGTTGAGTGGTGGGAAATTCCTGTCTCCATCGCGTATTCAAACAATACCCCTGTGTGGGCTGGGCTCCACACTTCTCCGTAACTGGGCGGCAAGACGTCTACGCTGACAGTCATATTCCCCACAGACATTTAAGGACGAAAGGACTTTTTCCTGAGTTCGGTCCCTCATCCTTCCAGCGAAATCAAGAATCGAACCTTCTTTCTCTGACCCCGTGGTCCGGCCACACATGTGCACGGGAAGGCAGTTTGCTGCCTCCCGAAACCAGCAGCAAATATCTAGAAACGCTACCTTCTGGTTGTGTAGTAGAAATCGATACCGCACCCTGCTTCATTCGGCCTGCCCACGCTACACTCAGGGAAGACAACCCCGCCACGTCCTGTCGGCTTTCTAACACTTGAAACCGTCCGTACGCAGTTTCCAACTTCCCTGGCGCTGCAGCGCGTAAACGCGGCAGGAAACGCCGCTCGCCTGTCAAACTCCGC
This region of Neospora caninum Liverpool complete genome, chromosome VI genomic DNA includes:
- a CDS encoding putative PX domain-containing protein, whose product is MVGGGMQGRLQRRQTLNGTETGRCGVGTTDGQETPCAPEEENDGDGLMTTSRVGVLAREKLPCAGTVPDQSVSALLASRWEGDRTGEAPGRPRGCSASFDGTEADTSTHQGELQEHEHMFLASARSIDCTAPPELPFASVSRARDKESSSPPRSSPSPVSPSASRSSLPARPGLAFAPIATTVAGTRVGPLTDLCVEAVHFELCRGNGEFYLEYCFRLNHAHSASLRSSRGPREAPSSSRAQLERDSRVRGRPDPSWLSPHWRPWRRSTPALSQETAAPHSPSGPSLSPSPVCPGASASPARETPCLSPSDPCAIFHQELELAVMLPSTDGAEAGTAAGSSAAESGENAPRGAGRHESLAADSLASPHRSKLPFPPVARRLATHRLPGATAESRTAKAPQDEDAEGDTQKPRNDTQSQTAPGVGWEACGDGDRPAAHGGAPGRKNTGQRQNEEEGPREEGVSCFSGTGVKRLDTTAGREGEGEKDPGRVDAGDCGFPRGESTRVHPPPLVVRRRYRAFAALHEYLSSIYPRVPPLPPKLPLLPLLTPHLQWGAPPGSSRTGPPCSGTREHVPPARPPEPSLERRFHSSSSSSSSLSSSSSLSSSLSSLSSLPLFSLFPPPATAPPQRRWSTSSSRLAFQLVQQRQLQLAKYVSALLKRPDIMGDPQVLAFFGLILPHQTETPSRSHGTFCPVCASRLVSLHPLRPMLLAQFRDGARRATCGVLARLSPFRRFPGDSDRILTSRIFGARGEERGHGEAEGSRDGFSLCREEANGNREFSVPAFLFVFLLHRTAPSFFARVLSGLQRQTSTTLSPLRLQEQLMGATAVGDIRWACGDRERQSANAAGKKLLFRASDARLFKRSSLVSATFSPSLFPGNQFPLGLSPALPSLSSPRDTGDQGSGDSRQGLGRWVEPDEESSSEGTSVSSELDVKDVASFAAGCTRQGERCERLVDQPLSPRPGASKADRGKHATQPWSENACLAPTPPSVMSDRGGSKDCAVGEETSNLCMQHGPATSPASSRFPPVSSPLSTSFSSPAAGDDSRGTRSSRSPMLTSSTSNAAASPWSLLYPKQQSLLREFHEFRQERAGYLPGRASCCFFSSSLHLLFIGLSNGDITCGAVFPPASLSSEDSSSLSSLSLPSSSSASPAFGESAAAAHPMEQRRRRSLASEQQGRSPQEAPEVRREQRAATCGGAWSRGGRSSSRASLSASSIPFRILPSASFPQPLHRSHEDVEGKRGAWARSRRRTAVSSVSASVSGGARAPVEAANCPPCQFVQRHPGDNPGRTGASHAGSDDGLCGSPRFAHLLRSSTTSECGKRASEASDWRGETHCTQNERALESNAAVHALGKRQLADSASSKTQPLARGPGAGPALPAFQSHRGSVTVLLTVEVPVPEKVDATVTLLVSAARDRQVYVHSASTGRLLLRQEIAADGAPHVGSADEALRLLFFGCDDGSICVYRLGLLCSPSRSATLGGSRVPASSSPSCSDPAASTTPRTGPDSRARSMPSAAVSGNSARQRQGEARLREDAEEAFSVRLVVAAVARGTFAGSTARGKPDTPSVPEMGESRSVDASGEFRFTSQERTGLSPLSGLYGLPSLEAQAAAHQAFTFCRKIEAMCLAPERQLLFTAASEGWIHVWRYHLDPSSGGSARTLSRCVTPRDGADERTPRTSLSPVRLSPAACASRLSSSLPSPSQSSRPRCLQAWGFVELPQRSSAPTGGEPRAPERDVFSRPVEPNERGGTEGPQAQTISAHRQQSDGENSQGDASRPPIGWPSQRVLCDGTSIRLELLGRLECIAAGSKVGALAWWVTGSVLAVASSEKKRSLLRPRLSRGIGHGEARNQGKGGLISFVALGGAPPRRNAQSSRGRAALSSLWRHPRLADRAETLLREGQGDSGVGERGAGDWGTRRTERMGLLGRRDGSGVLARDEGFYGGMVCIWRAHAESIVGLWMLDEEELMMSVDKSGVIKLWLLPPVR
- a CDS encoding CBR-FKB-6 protein, related → MTHLDRSEELGAAEAGKKGVDRSMGLEASPSGVTETAGQKEEQTGTASGKSSPSSSPPAGEESPGFTPEKKQTEEALKGDSPADLSESEGCNERGSESDEDGDLKKKGLALFEKQDFEGAIDCWKRGLRAVNFVLSKDIDDPEKTKEFAQMKMSYLLNLSLGSLKAGQFGPCVHYCDDVLDTDPFHLKALFRKAQALHNLGRLEDSLAMVESLLEAHPNNPAALALEQKLKRELHAYRKKERQMARTMLEHIDADPRSAASATQAPDGETSGFLSRMKAALGFSKESARADFGRLQAAEGSRSSPPSFPFSPPFAFPPNASPDARQFGAGGQGNNPLASLFGSPPHFGAPGHPDAQRLSQDMRDLQRLMELNQRLMESGDDAGFFEKVRLAWAFCCFAGRALLQRTWDACKRRCRDSCSRRKLPPQPYYTVSPLRQAAGTPGSQEAPEAFQDRTGRGKPDNGFSSFAACAGRETGPQVPRFEEVDEGTGVCERTRSARETEAVVLPAGGDRKGGSEYTQTRRRRGHV